From a single SAR324 cluster bacterium genomic region:
- a CDS encoding transketolase C-terminal domain-containing protein produces the protein QVTEQAFGSLKGPVKMVTAPHCPPPFSDVLEDLYIPSPEKIAEAVRALK, from the coding sequence TCAGGTGACGGAGCAGGCCTTTGGTTCGTTGAAGGGTCCAGTGAAGATGGTGACGGCACCGCACTGTCCGCCGCCATTTTCGGATGTATTGGAGGATCTCTACATTCCAAGTCCAGAAAAGATCGCTGAGGCTGTCAGGGCGCTCAAGTGA